The DNA window ACGATTCGGTCATGGGCGGAGGCTAGGCTGGCGGGATGAACATCCTGATGCTGTCGGACGTCTACTTCCCGCGGGTCAACGGGGTGTCGACCTCGATCCGCACGTTCGCCCAGTCGCTGGCGAGGATGGGGCATTCGGTGACCGTGGTGGCGCCCGATTACGGGCCCGGCAGCGGTCAGGAGCAGCACGACAGCGACGAGTTCGAACTGATCCGGCTGGCTTCGCGGGTGATCTTCTTCGACCCCGAGGACCGGCTGATCCGCGCGCCGGAGCTGCGCCGCATCATGCCCGCGCTGGCGGCGCGGCATTGGGACGTGATCCACGTCCACACGCCGTTCCGCGCCCACCGCATGGGCGTGCGCCTGGCCGAGCTGACCGGCCGGCCGACGGTCGAGACCTACCACACCTATTTCGAGGAATACATCGGCCACTACCTGCCGTGGGCGCCCGCGCCGCTGCTGCGCTTCGTCGCCCGGCGCCTGTCGCGCATGCTCTGCCACGGCGTCGATCACCTGATCGTGCCCTCGGAGCAGATGGCCGAAGTGCTGCGCCGCTACGGCGTGACCACCGCGGCGACGGTGCTGCCGACCGGGATCGACCTGAGCGAATTCGCCCGCGGCGACGGTACGCGTTTCCGCATCGCCCACGACATCGCCGCCGATCGGCCGACCCTGGTCACGGTCAGCCGGTTGGCGGTGGAGAAGAACATCGCGTTCCTGTTGCAGACGGCGCGGCGGCTGGTCGCCGAGTTTCCGCGGCTGATGTTCATCATCGCCGGCGAAGGGCCGGACGCGCCGCGCCTCAAGCGTCTGGCGCACGAATACGGCCTGGACGCGAACGTGCGTTTCTTCGGCAACCTGGACCGGCGCACGACCCTGCTCGATGCCTACCGGGCCGGCGATGCCTTCGTGTTCGCCTCGCCGACCGAGACCCAGGGCCTGGTGCTGATCGAGGCCATGGCGCTGGGCGTGCCGATCGTCTCGACCGCGGTAATGGGTACGGCGACGGTGCTGCGCGATGCGCGCAGCGCCCTCATCAGCGACGAAGACGTCGATGCGTTCGCCGGCCACGTGGCGCGATTGCTGCGTTCGCCGGAACTGCGCGCGCAATTGTCCCAGGCGGGGCCGCAGGACGCCCGCGCCTGGAGCACCGAAGGGCTGATGACGCAGGTGGTGGCGCTGTACCAGCGTCTGGCCCAGGAGCGTCCCTTGCCGCGCCGCGGCGCCCAGGCCGCCGCGCAGCAGGGGTAGGGCGGCGCAGGCCGCGACCACGCGACGCGCAGACCGGACAACGGCGAAAGCGCCGCCATCGAAGCCGTGTCGTCGTTCTCGCAGGGGCGATGCATCTGCTTCGGCTGCCGCGCTTGCGCGCGTCGCAGCGCTTGTCCCGACTCGCGGCCGAAGGACATCCGCGGGAGTGCCGCTTCTACCGGCTTGAAGGCGCCGTTGCGACCCGCACCCGCGACGCCAGGCCCAGGCCGAGCAGCGCCAGCGCCGCAGCGATCGCGAACCCGCACAGATACGCCAGCAGGTGCGAGCGGGTCAGCAGCGCGGCGAACAGCGAGCCGCCGATCGCCAGTGCCGTGGCTGTGAAGATGGCATCACCCAGATGCAGTGCGGAGGAACTCTCGCCCTGGCGTTCCGGCGGCGACAATTCCAGCATCAACACCGACAGGGTGGGGTACATCAGTCCCATCCCGAAGCCGGCGAGGACCCAGCCGGCGATGCCCAGCGCAAGCGGCGTCGCCGCCCAAGCCAGCGCGCCGATCGCGATCACGCCCAGGCCGAGCAGGGCCATGCCGGCCTGCAGGAAGCGCCGCGCATCGGCGTCGGCCGGCGCGCGGCCGCGGAACCAGGAACCGGTCGACCAGCCGATCGCGCCGAGGGTCAGCACCAGCCCGGCCCAGGTCGGCGACAGTCCGCGTTCCTGCGCCAGCAGCAGCGGGATATAGGCCTCGCTCAGGAAGAACGCGCCGGCGGCGAGGCCGCGCAGCGCGACCACGGTCGGCAGCCCGCGCTTGGCGCGCAACGCGCCGGGCGGCAGCAGGCGCGAGGCCGCCGCGGCCAGGGCGGCGACCGCCGCGCCGATCCACAGCCAGGCGGTGGCGTCGCGCAATTGGCCGCCGTAGTGCAGGGCGAGCAGGCTGGCGGTGGCCAGCAACGCCCACGCCATCCGCGCGCGTTGCATCGCCGCGATCGCGGCCGCGGCCGCGCTCGGCCCCAGCCCGCGCAGCGCCGGCAACACCAGCCAGGCCGCCACCGCCGCGGCCAGCGGCACCGACAGGAACACCCAGCGCCAGCCCAGGCTCTCGACGATGGCGCCGCTGATCGCCGGGCCGACGATCGCCGGCACCACCCAGGCCGCGGCGAACGCGGCGAAGATGCGCGCGTGCAGCTGCGGGGGATATACGCGCCCGACCACCACGTACAAGGCCACCGAAATCAGTCCGCCGCCGAAGCCTTGGACCACCCGTCCGGCGATCAGCCACGGCATCGAGGGCGCGGCTCCGGCCAGCAGCAAGCCGAGCGCGAACCAGGCGATGCCCTGGCGCAGCGGCGCCGCCGGCCCGCGCGCGTCGGCCCAAGGCCCGGCCGCGACCATGCCGACCACGCTCGCGGCCAGGGTGCCGGCAAAGGCCAGCGCGTACAGGGACAGGCCGTCGAGCGATCGGGCGACCGTCGGCATCGCGGTGGTCACCGCCAGCGCTTCGAACCCGACCAGGGCGACCAGGGCGACCGCGCCTGCGGTCAACGCGCGATACGCCGGCGCGAACAGCCCCGGTCCGCCGCGGCCGCTGTCGGGAGGGGCTTCGGCGACGGCCGACCCGGCCCGCTGGGCCAGTTCCGCTTCGCCGGGGACCGCCGCCGCAGCCCCTCCCGGCAACGGCCGCGATCCCGAGGGAGCGGTCCCGAACCCTGCAGGGGCGTCGAACGCTTCCTCTGCCGCGATGGGCGAGAGGGATCCGTCGTGATTCATGCGAACAACTCCGTCGTTGCGTTCTGATAGACCATCAACACCACCTTGCCGCGCCCCGGACCGCGCTCGACCGCGCGGTGCGCCTCGGCCGCGCGGGCCAGCGGAAACATTTCGCGCACATGCACCAGCAGGCCATGGCGCAGGTGCGCGCCGACCAGTTCGGTCAGGCCGGCGCGGCTGCGCTCGCTGCGCAACGAGAGCAGACGTTGGCGGCGCAGGCGGGACGCGCCGCGCAGGCTGACGATGCGCTGCGCCGGCGCGCCCAGTTCCAGCCAAGCGGGGCGGGGCGCGCCGCCGAGCGCATCGAACACCGCGTCGACGCCGCCCGGGGCTACGGCGCGCAACTGCGCCAACCCGGCCTCGTCTTCGCCGATCGCGAGCGCGCCGAGCGAACGCAGGTAATCGTGATCGGCGGGCGTGGCGCTGCCGACCACACGCAGGCCCCAGGCGCGGGCCAACTGGACGGCGACGCTGCCGACATCGCCAGCGGCGCCGTGGATCAGCAGCGTCTCGCCCGCGCGCAAACGCAGCGCGCGCAGCGCCGCCAGCGCGGTCTGGCCGGTCGCCGCGAGCGCGCCGGCGACCGCCCAGGACATGCTCGGCGGCTTGTGCACCACCTGTTCGGCCGGCACGGTCAGCACTTCGGCATAGCTCATCGCCACCGCCCAACCCAGCACTTCGTCGCCGATCTTCAGGTCGCCGACGTCGCTGCCGACTTGATCGACCACCCCGGCGAACTCGTTGCCGAGCCGGCGCGGAAATCCGCCGGGCGCCGCGGCGCGGCCCGCGCGCAGGGCGATGTCGCCGGGACGCACGCCGGCCGCGCGCACCCGGATCCGCACTTCGCCCGGACCCGCCTGCGGCATCGGCAAATCGATCGCGCGCAGCACCTCGGCATCGCCATGACGGTCGTACACCACCGCCTTGACCTGCGGTATCGAGGCGGAGACGGCGTTGCGGAGTTCGGCGGCGGCCATGGCTTGACCCGATTTGGACTTGCGGCGCAGCATAGAACCTCAATCAAAGTTGAGGTCAAGGGCGATGAGCATGGCGATGGAGCTCTCGGTAGGCCAGGTCGCCGAACGTTCCGGCGTGGCGGTGTCGGCGCTGCATTTCTACGAGGCCAAGGGGCTGATCCACAGCCTGCGCACCGCAGGCAACCAACGCCGCTACAGCCGCGACACCTTGCGCCGGATCGCGCTGATCCGGGTCGCGCAGCGGGTCGGCATACCGCTGGCGACGATCCGCGAAGCGTTGGACACGCTGCCGGACTCGCGCGTGCCCAGCCGTGCCGACTGGGCGCGGCTGTCGGTGGCATGGAAGGAAGAGCTGGAGCAGCGCATCGCTCACTTGAGCTTGATGCGCGACACCCTGGACCAATGCATCGGCTGCGGCTGTCTGTCGCTGGACCGGTGCCGGATGGCCAACCCCGGCGACAGTTGGGGCGAGCAGGGCGCCGGTGCGCAACGTTGGGCGGCGGCGCTTGCGCGACCGCATCGGCGCCGCGGCGCCGCAACCGCGACTCGGGCCGTGGCGGGCAAGACCGCCGGGGAGATGAGCGAGGCGGGCTCCGGCGCGGCCGGCGGCAAGGGGGCGGCCGGTAAGCGATCGGCCGTCGGAAAGGTGTGTTCCAAGCCCGTGCGTACGCGCTCGGATTGATTCGCGCCTATGCCGGTGCGGGGCGGTCCGCCGCGCTGCACGGCGAAGCGGCGCCCTGGGCGATGCGGCAGGCGCGGCGGAAAATGTCCGTCGCCCCTGCGTCCGGCCGCAGCCATGTGCGCCGCGGCGGCGTACCATGCGCGTTTCCCCACCACGGTCTTCGCCATGACGATTTCGATGTATTCCGCTTCGGTGCCGGTGATCCGGCAGATGCTCGGCAGCCTGTCGACGATCCTGCAGCGCGCGCAGGAGCATGCCGGCGAGCGCGGCATCGATCCGGACGCCTACCTGCAGGCGCGCCTGTTTCCGGACATGTTTCCGTTGCTGCGTCAGGTCCAGATCGCCTGCGACTTCGCCAAAGGCGTGAGCGCCCGTCTGGCCGATGTCGAAGTGCCTTCCTACGAAGACAACGAGCGCGACTTCGCCCAATTGCAGGCGCGCATCGCCAAGACCCTGGCCTTCGTCGACGGCCTGGAGCCGGCGCTGTTCGAGGGCGCGGAGGATCGTGAAGTCGTGCTGCGTCCGGGCACGCCGAAGGAACGCCGCTTCGGCGGCCAGGACTATCTGGTGCGCTACGGCTTGCCGCAGTTCTTCTTCCACGTCACCACCGCCTACGCGATCCTGCGCCACAACGGCCTGGCGATCGGCAAGCGCGATTTCATGGGCGAGCACTGAGTCGTCCGGCGCGCGGCCGCCCGGCCGTGCGCACCTTCGCGGGCCTCGATTCGGTCGCGGCGCAAGCCGCGACAACGCAGACAACCCCACTGCGATGAAACTTCCCGTAGGGAGCAGGTCGCGACCCGCGTTGCACCTGCCCCTGAGCGGGCATGCCCCTTCTGTAGGAGCGGCGCAAGCCGCGACCGCGACAACGCAACTACGACGAAACTTCCCGCGCGGGGCTAGTCGCGACTCGCGTCGCACCTACCCCTGAGGGGCATGCCCCCTGTAGGAGCGGCGTAAGCCGCGACCGCAATAACGCAACTGCGACGACCCTTCCCGCAGGGCGCGGGCCGCGACTCGCGTTGCTCCCCCCTGAGCGACACGTACGAGCGCCGAGGCCGTTCCGGTCAACGGGTTTCGGCCTTGCCCAATGCGCTGTCGCTGCCGTGCCGTCTCAGGCTCTGATCCCTCTCGCGCCGACACTGCCGATCCGGTCCGGGGCGTCCGCCGCGAGGCAGCGTATCCCTGCCTGCCGCGTCCTGCCGCGAGCGGCGCAAATCGAAACGCGAGCCTCGCCGATCGAAATATCCCGACTCTGGTCGCGCCCCGTCTCGGCCTCTGCGACGCGCTCTTGCGATCATGTTTTCCCGGCAGCGACAGGACGTCGCGACGGGTCCGGAAACGGCAGGGAGCGCGGTCGAGGAACGGCCGCAACGTCGCCAGGCGCAGGGATGCGCGGTCCGGAGTTGCATTCCCCCGTTCTCAACCAGAAGGAGTTGGCATGTTGTCCAAGAGTATCAAGGGGCCCGCCGTACTGTGCCTGAGCCTGTTCGCGGTCGGCATCGCCGGTGGCGCCCCGAGCACCCTACTGTCGTCGCTGACGATGTCGGCCGCGTCGTTCGCCGGCGCTGCCGAGGCGGTCGAACGCAGCGTGAGCGATCTGGATCGCTATCGCCCGCTTGCGGCGGCCGACCTGGTCACCAACAGCGTCGATGGCGCCGCTGCCACGGTCGCGCTGCGCGGCTCGATCGGCGACGGTTCGGTCCTGCGCTACAGCATCGTCGAAGCGCCGAAGCATGGCGCGGTGCGGCTCGACGAGGGCCGTGCGACCTACACGCCCGATCCGGGCTTCGAAGGCGTCGACACTTACGTCTATCGCGTACACAGCGGCGAGGCGAGCGTCGATGCGGTGGTCGCGGTGACCGCGATCGGCGGCGCGGCGGTCGCGCGCGCCGTGGCGGCCTTGTAGGCCCGCGCATCCGCTCCGGCGTGCTCGCGCCGGGGCCACCGGTACCCCCCGGAAAGGGGTAGGGGAACGGCCGCCGGCGCAGGGCGCCACGGCCGACCGCGCGAACCGGCCTGGGTGCGCACGATGTGCGCCGTGGGTCCGCCGCTCGCCGTGTCGTGGCGGCGAGGGCAGCGACCGCGGCGCCGAAGGCGCGCCGCCGGTTTCGCGTCATCCCCGGGGGCGGCCGGTCCGCGGCGCCCGCCGGCATTGCCGGGCGGACGCCGCGGCCGGTGCGGCACCGCACCGTGTCCGGACGCGCTAGGGCCGGACGCGCCAAGTCAGGACCTGGCATTGCCCGGGTCGATCGTTGGAAAACTTTCATCTCCGTCAGTGATGAAAGCAGGGACGGGCAGGGACGCCCGGCCGTCGGCGGCTCCGGCCGTCGTTATCGCGGACTGGGACCGCGGTGGCGGCGACCGGGGCCGGCGATCGCGCACCGGGGCCAACCTGTGTCGCGGAGCGCCGCACGGGGCGTGCGCTGCGCCCGAGCAGGAGTTCGCCGTCGGTCGCGAATCCGCAAGCAGGACTTGCATCAAGCGCCGCCTGCGGTGACGATGCGGCCTCGGCTTGGGGAGGCCTGGGATGGAACTGCTGACGCTGGAACACTTCGCTTCGCACGTGAACGAGACCTATTCGGCGCAGCTCAACGACGGCGAAGTCCCGTTCGTGCTGGTCGAGGCGCGCGCACTCAGCACCCGCCCGCAACAGGCGATGCGCATGCCGTTCTCGCTGCTGTTCCGCAACGGCTCGTCGTTCCTGTTTCCGCAGCAGACCTATCTGATGCGCCACGACTCGATCGGCGAGATCGGCATCTTCCTGGTGCCGGTGGCGCGCGAGCGCGAAGGTTTCCTGTATCAGGCGATCTTCAACTGAGATCCCGCCTCAGGCGTGCGCGCGCGGCGCGGGCGCACGCCAGCGCATTGCGGCGTGGGTCGGCAGATCTTCCTCGTGCTCGAAGCCCAGGCGCTCATACAACCGCCGCGCCGAATCGTTGCCGTGCTCGACGTGCAGGCGCAGGCTGCGGCCGCATTCGGCGGCGTCGGCCTGGGCGCCGCCGATCAACGCCGCGCCCAGGCCTTGTCCGCGCTGGCCCGGGGCCAGGCCGATATCGACCAACAGATGCTCCGGCGCGCGGCGCAACAGATAAAGCCGGCCGATCGGCGCATCGCCGCGTTCGACGATCAGGAACTGGGCGTCGGCGTAGTAGCGGGTGTAATGCAGATGCTGCATGGCGAACTGCTGATCGAGGAAGGCGGTCAGCGCCGCGGCCGGCCAACCCAGCGGCGCGAACTCGGCCGCGCGCCGTTCGCGGTAATGCAGGCGCAGCCATTCGATATCGTCGTCGCGCGCGGCGCGCAAGGACACGCCCTGCGCGGACAGCGACTCGGGCAAGCGCAGGCACGGGCCGCCGCGATGCGGCGGCGGAAACGACAGCGTCGGCGTCGGCCCGTGCACTGCGGTCAGCCGAACGAGGGGAACACGCCCTGCAAGGCGATGCAGAAGTTCATCGCCAGGTAGGGCTGGCGGTTCTCGTGCGGTTGGCCGCCGCCGGCGGGCTGGATCACGGTCGGCGGGAAGGGCGAATCGGCTGGCCCGTTGAAGAATGCAGAGGCCAACGGGCTGCCCAGGGCGTTGCCATTCGCTGGCGAGGGCTGCCGCTTGGTCGTGTCGTTTTGGCTGTAGATCTGCATGGGGTGGGTATGGGCCGGCATCTCTTGCGAAGTGAGCGTTACGCTATTAGAGCCGAATGTTTCGCCGATGGTGCGATCGGTCAGGCCCAGTCCCTGGCCTTGCTCGCAGGCGGCGCGATTGACGAGATTGGGCAGTTGGAAGGTCGTCTGGCCGTTGCCGCCGTACTGGGTGCCCAGCAGGGAGAACAGCGCGGTGTTCTGCTGAATCGCCAGAGTGGCGCCGTTGCAGAAGGCCCAGCCGCGCGGCGGGAAGTTGAAGCCGAACAGCTGGATCTGGCCGATGAAGGGTTCGGACATGGTCTTGCTCCTGGTGCTGGCGCGTCCCGCGATGCGGGACGCCGTATCAAGTCTGCGACGGGAAGATGCCGGCCCAGGCGATGCAGAACTGCACCGTAAGGGTGGGCATGAGGTTGTCGTGCGGCTGGGTGCCGCCGGCCGGCGTCACCGCGGCAGCTGCCTGCGGGACCGGCGGCAGGCCGGTGATATCGGTCAGATACATCGTGTCGCCGCTCAGGGCCCCCAACTCCACCGTCGATCCAGGCTGCTTGACGGTGGAAAGCAGTGTGGTCGCCACCACCGTGTGAGTGTGTTGCGGCATCTGGCCCGAAACCAGGGTGACGCTTTCGACGCCGCTGCGCTGGCCGATGACATAGGGGCTCAAGCCCGGGCCGTTGCCGAAATGCACCGGCACGCGGCCGCGCAGATCGGGTACGGCGAAGGTGGACACGCCGTCGCCGCCGTAGGTGGTGCCGAGCAGGACGAACAAGGTCTCGTACTGGGAGATCGGGTAGAGGCTGCCGTCGCAGGCAAACCAGCCGGTGGGTACCCGGCCGAATCCGAACATGCGGATCTCGCCGACGTAAGGTTCGCTCATGGTGTGGACTCCGTAACGCGGATGCTGAAAGAAAGCCGGACGGACCGGCGCGTGGGCCGGTGCGTCAGTTGCGCGACGGGTAGATGCCGACCAGAGCGATGCAGAAATTGATAGCGAGGTAGGGCTGCACGTTCGTGTGAGGCTGGGTGTTGCCTTGTGGACCCAGCGTGGCCTGCGACAACGCTACTTGCGGGCCGTTGGTGAGCGCGTACATGTCGAGGGTAGACTTGGCGTAGTAATTGTTGCGGGCGGTGCGCACGTCTGCGGCGCCGCTGGTACCGACCAGTCCGTGAGTGTGGGTCGGCAACTGCGTACTGAGCAGGGTGACGTTCTCGACGCCGCCGGTTTCGCCGATGTTGTAAGGAGAGGGGTTCCAACCCGGATCGACCGAATTGCCGAAGCCCACCGGCGTTCGCCCCTGCAGGTTGGGCAGGGCGAAATTGGTCTGGCCGTTGCCTCCGTACTGCGTCCCCAGCAGCGAGAACAAGGCCTGGTTTTGAGCGATCGCCAGCAACTGCCCGTTGCAGAAGGCGAAGCCTTTCGGAGGGAAGTTGAATCCCCCCATGATGATTTGTCCCAAGAATACTTCTGTCATCTCTTCCCCCGGAGGATGGCGTCCGAACCGTTTTCGGGTCGGATTGCGGAACGGATCGCGGCCGGCTCGCCCGTCGAGCGACGGTGGCGACGACCGACCGGAGCCGCCATGGCGCATACGCGCCATGACTTGGCTTAACGCAAAGTCGGGGCAAAGGCGGCCGCTTTTTCCGTCGAATTGCGTAACTGGTCGAGAAAGGGGCGTCGTCCAGGCAAGACGGGCGCGCAAAAGCCGGATTTGGCAAAGCGGAGCTTCGGCAGTTGGGGGCGAGGAATCGCACCAAGGCCGGGGCGGGGGGCTGGACTA is part of the Lysobacter firmicutimachus genome and encodes:
- a CDS encoding glycosyltransferase; its protein translation is MNILMLSDVYFPRVNGVSTSIRTFAQSLARMGHSVTVVAPDYGPGSGQEQHDSDEFELIRLASRVIFFDPEDRLIRAPELRRIMPALAARHWDVIHVHTPFRAHRMGVRLAELTGRPTVETYHTYFEEYIGHYLPWAPAPLLRFVARRLSRMLCHGVDHLIVPSEQMAEVLRRYGVTTAATVLPTGIDLSEFARGDGTRFRIAHDIAADRPTLVTVSRLAVEKNIAFLLQTARRLVAEFPRLMFIIAGEGPDAPRLKRLAHEYGLDANVRFFGNLDRRTTLLDAYRAGDAFVFASPTETQGLVLIEAMALGVPIVSTAVMGTATVLRDARSALISDEDVDAFAGHVARLLRSPELRAQLSQAGPQDARAWSTEGLMTQVVALYQRLAQERPLPRRGAQAAAQQG
- a CDS encoding MFS transporter, producing MFAPAYRALTAGAVALVALVGFEALAVTTAMPTVARSLDGLSLYALAFAGTLAASVVGMVAAGPWADARGPAAPLRQGIAWFALGLLLAGAAPSMPWLIAGRVVQGFGGGLISVALYVVVGRVYPPQLHARIFAAFAAAWVVPAIVGPAISGAIVESLGWRWVFLSVPLAAAVAAWLVLPALRGLGPSAAAAAIAAMQRARMAWALLATASLLALHYGGQLRDATAWLWIGAAVAALAAAASRLLPPGALRAKRGLPTVVALRGLAAGAFFLSEAYIPLLLAQERGLSPTWAGLVLTLGAIGWSTGSWFRGRAPADADARRFLQAGMALLGLGVIAIGALAWAATPLALGIAGWVLAGFGMGLMYPTLSVLMLELSPPERQGESSSALHLGDAIFTATALAIGGSLFAALLTRSHLLAYLCGFAIAAALALLGLGLASRVRVATAPSSR
- a CDS encoding NADP-dependent oxidoreductase, whose protein sequence is MAAAELRNAVSASIPQVKAVVYDRHGDAEVLRAIDLPMPQAGPGEVRIRVRAAGVRPGDIALRAGRAAAPGGFPRRLGNEFAGVVDQVGSDVGDLKIGDEVLGWAVAMSYAEVLTVPAEQVVHKPPSMSWAVAGALAATGQTALAALRALRLRAGETLLIHGAAGDVGSVAVQLARAWGLRVVGSATPADHDYLRSLGALAIGEDEAGLAQLRAVAPGGVDAVFDALGGAPRPAWLELGAPAQRIVSLRGASRLRRQRLLSLRSERSRAGLTELVGAHLRHGLLVHVREMFPLARAAEAHRAVERGPGRGKVVLMVYQNATTELFA
- a CDS encoding DUF1993 domain-containing protein, which produces MTISMYSASVPVIRQMLGSLSTILQRAQEHAGERGIDPDAYLQARLFPDMFPLLRQVQIACDFAKGVSARLADVEVPSYEDNERDFAQLQARIAKTLAFVDGLEPALFEGAEDREVVLRPGTPKERRFGGQDYLVRYGLPQFFFHVTTAYAILRHNGLAIGKRDFMGEH
- a CDS encoding Ig-like domain-containing protein, which encodes MLSKSIKGPAVLCLSLFAVGIAGGAPSTLLSSLTMSAASFAGAAEAVERSVSDLDRYRPLAAADLVTNSVDGAAATVALRGSIGDGSVLRYSIVEAPKHGAVRLDEGRATYTPDPGFEGVDTYVYRVHSGEASVDAVVAVTAIGGAAVARAVAAL
- a CDS encoding DUF6916 family protein; this encodes MELLTLEHFASHVNETYSAQLNDGEVPFVLVEARALSTRPQQAMRMPFSLLFRNGSSFLFPQQTYLMRHDSIGEIGIFLVPVAREREGFLYQAIFN
- a CDS encoding GNAT family N-acetyltransferase, with the translated sequence MPESLSAQGVSLRAARDDDIEWLRLHYRERRAAEFAPLGWPAAALTAFLDQQFAMQHLHYTRYYADAQFLIVERGDAPIGRLYLLRRAPEHLLVDIGLAPGQRGQGLGAALIGGAQADAAECGRSLRLHVEHGNDSARRLYERLGFEHEEDLPTHAAMRWRAPAPRAHA
- a CDS encoding phage tail protein, whose translation is MSEPFIGQIQLFGFNFPPRGWAFCNGATLAIQQNTALFSLLGTQYGGNGQTTFQLPNLVNRAACEQGQGLGLTDRTIGETFGSNSVTLTSQEMPAHTHPMQIYSQNDTTKRQPSPANGNALGSPLASAFFNGPADSPFPPTVIQPAGGGQPHENRQPYLAMNFCIALQGVFPSFG
- a CDS encoding phage tail protein, with protein sequence MSEPYVGEIRMFGFGRVPTGWFACDGSLYPISQYETLFVLLGTTYGGDGVSTFAVPDLRGRVPVHFGNGPGLSPYVIGQRSGVESVTLVSGQMPQHTHTVVATTLLSTVKQPGSTVELGALSGDTMYLTDITGLPPVPQAAAAVTPAGGTQPHDNLMPTLTVQFCIAWAGIFPSQT
- a CDS encoding phage tail protein, which codes for MTEVFLGQIIMGGFNFPPKGFAFCNGQLLAIAQNQALFSLLGTQYGGNGQTNFALPNLQGRTPVGFGNSVDPGWNPSPYNIGETGGVENVTLLSTQLPTHTHGLVGTSGAADVRTARNNYYAKSTLDMYALTNGPQVALSQATLGPQGNTQPHTNVQPYLAINFCIALVGIYPSRN